The Oryzias latipes chromosome 16, ASM223467v1 genomic sequence tgttttttgttgttaatgaaagctaaattaaaatctacttcatctgaatttttttttaactgatgtagtttaaaaaatctATAACACTGTCATACAAACACAAAAGACCATATACGAATCAatttaataagtaaaaaaaaaaattaagacagCAGTCCGTTTTTCACTTCTTCTTTTCTCTAAATAGGATTTCGCACAGACATTCATGAACTAATGTCATTTTTCTCTGTTCCTGTCGCTAGTATCAACTCTGACGGCTTTTTTTACACTAAACCTGTAAAGGAAACAGTTTTTCACTAAATTTGACaccaaaaaaaactcacaaaatgCAATACACTACTAAGATATTCCTTTGTAATTAGTGATTTAGCAAAAATTTCCCAGCAAAACAATATTTACACTGTGTTATTTAAATGCTGCCACAtgattgggggtggggggtgaaaGCTTTGCATTCATGTCGGGGATGACTTTTCTGTTGGACTTGGCTATCAAACAGTAAGTTGTGGCTCGCTAAGCGTTAACAACCCAGCTTCCCCCCAGAAGAGAAGGCCATTATGAGGAAGTTTGGGAAGGAGAAGCTGGGCCTCATAACAGATGTTTGAGAGAACGTTgtcttttcatcttttcataTAAAGGTGGATTTAGCAGGAAGATAGATGGCGTAGCGGCATTTTCGTCAGAGTGTTTGTCCtgggtgttttttctgtagGGGGAGGGACCCACCAGAAAATATACTGCGCATTGCAAACTACAGACTCCCAAGGCTGTAACCCAATATATAACCCTAACctcttgatctgtttttttcccctctgtgcTGCTGGCTAACTGGGTGCTATCAAATGGAGGGATGTTGGTTTGTTTGAATGACATCATCTTTGGCTGCGATTCACTATTCCATTATAGCCCTTCTGTCACTCTGAAGCACCTGCACTGCAACTGTATTCTTTTCCCATCTAGAATAACTATTTATAGCATTTGGTGTTTAGCCGTTGCAGAAAATGGcctgtgatgaagcagcagtcTATTTAGTGTTTGTTGAAAGAGAAGCTTTTGCATGGAGCGATGGTTTCACATGGGGTTATGTTAAAGAGCAGCAAAAATATCcagcttacattttattttgtggcATTAGTCTTCTTTGATTACAGTGATTGGGCTATTTCAAGCTTGAAGTTAAACTTCAGCTTAATTTTtgctttcagaagaaaaaaaaagaagaaatttacCGCAGGACAACTGTGACGCGCACAGATTtctttttgtagattttaaattTAGCATTTCCAACATATGAAAATGTACACAGCCTGGCCACACACTGGCTGAAGGGATCAAATGACCCTTTAGGATAAGTAACGCTGACCTTTTCTCAGTTCCCAAAGGTTAACAAGTAGGGCAGAGCAAGCTAAAGCTGCTGTAGTGAGtcacagacacaaacatgaCTGTCTCACCACATTGGCagtgcagtgaaatggaaagaaGGTGACACTGCAATGAGAACGCAGTAAAAGGACTGAGGATAACATTTGTGCAGGAacaaagttttcttttgtgcaGTTTGCAGTTCGAAAGCCATGCtcaaaggccgtgtcacacagcctctacatagattttgcagattttgctgtgtatgaaatttcggtctGTCGTGATAAATGCGTGACATACATAATtcagaagtgtttcttgcgttcttCGTCAGTTctgaattacgcagtttatgcgtattttaaTACACAATTATCAGGCAAATCTCATGCAATTGTGCACGATTTTTATGAGATGCATAAAAATCCACAACCGTTTCACttatgtctaacggactttcacgcatgtaccaccaataTGTATAACTTTCATATCGCATATATGGCACATATATCACGATAAAATTAGTTAATTggcgcacaaatcactaatgaattgtttataaacagcacaataatcatgcACGGTTCATGTTGTATGTGGATTTACgagttctttgcgtggtttatttacactttttctGTGGCTTTAACGTGGCTCATTCATGATACATCGGGGAAATTTTCACGTATAGACAAAAATTCttctcactttttttcacatatattaacgtatgaccaattttcctcCATGCAATATCCACAAAATGTATGCAGTGGCTGTGAGACATggctttaaatgaacaaatttgAATAACATTCACTCTAAATGGAAATAAGTCGTTTATAAGATGGCATAATGGAGAACTATGGTAATGGACTTAAGTTGAGTTTCATCATGGTTTCTTTGTGACAGAACAACTACCTCCCTTTGGCCCAAGGCACGAATTCTTGCAGGGTCACGGTTTGAAGGACACCTAATACCGCCTTAAGTGGGCTCTAAGCCTGTGCAACAATACAATGCAAACGTGTAAcagctggaaaaaatgttgAGTGCTTAAACATGACATAACTATGCACAAACGGGGAGAGGAGACGACTTGATTTGCCTGGATGtgttactttttactttttggaaaaTTACAAAGAATTATCAGTTTTCACTTTGCTTTCAATTTCCTTTGGGGTTTCTGTTCCTTTTTCAGTAGAAGCTAGTGACAAATAAATTAGtatatgaattatttttttctacttccccaaattaaataaatagagGAAACCTTTTGCCCAACAGTCTTTGCGGCAGTAATGCGTTCCCACAACTTGACATTAACACCACTGTACTCAAAGGCAGGGAACTTTTTCCTTCAGCATTTCCAGTTTAGCTCTTCGGACCACAAAACATTTCTCTGAACATTTAATGACTTGTCCCCATATGCAGCTGCAAACCATAAACAGGCCTTTTTATGGAGCCTTTCACTCTCACCTTGCGGCCTTTCAGTTCACATCAGTACAAACTGTGGATAATGTTACTCTTATCAGTTTCAAGAATATCTTTACGAGGTTTCTTTATTGTTGTTCTTTGGTTTATCTGTCTATTTCACATCAAAGGACAACCTTTTTCCGTTTCTGTTCCTTCGTATGGTgatgccatgttttttttttttttgtttttaaaggttgTATTGTTGTCACACAAGAACATGAGTTCCTCTTTACTCCTGGGTTGTGAAGGTCCAAAAAGTtatgttgaatttttttcagatttcctTCATTATATAATGATGAGTCAAGCcgctttgataaaaaaaaaccaatgtTCATTTGTCAAAGCATTCAACCCCCCAATTATCACCAATATGGAAGGATTCAGTCTGAAATGGACTTTGGACATCCGGACAccgtgctcactactttttttaacagcaaatctaaccctaacccaaagtaaaacaaaaatttaaaaatatgaatattgtATTAAGATTaattatgaatccactgtgttctgatgatgaaaacttggatggtttattaaaaaaaagtgaattaaaatacagttttttttgcatgcattgcaagcgcaatgcattgtggtctatattcaccaatctattGAGCATCCATGCACACAGGTTTTTCTCAGAGACTTCTTAGAAATTTCTAGGACACTGGATTTTataaattgtagatttggacaacACTAGAAAATGTCAATAGCTCTTTCTATCTATCGATTGGTCGGTCGGTCTGTAGGTCTGTAGTGCACTTTGTAGCGATTAGCGGAGGAGTTTGGACACAATCATAGTCTAAATATGGCAGGTTTGTCATTGCTGTGTTGTTGCTTTGTCCCCTCTCAGAGCGCTGTCTAGAGGACCATGAGTTGGTGGTTCAAGTCCAGGCCTCCATGAACAGTGACGGTAGATTCCTCTTCAGGAAGAACTATGCCAAATATGAATTCTTCAGAAACCCCTTGGTAGGTGTTTTACTCAGACATTACCTTAAATGCTTTGTCACTCCTGACATCTTTATGTTGTAATGtgctgcagctaaaaaaaaaaaaaagaaaattaaaaagtccACAGTTGACAGCTGTTTtcctttcagtttttgttttgcttttaatgtcccactccagtcatcttttgatctattttcaaataatTATTCTGGAACAAAGTTTTTGCAGCCAGTAGCTCATTAaacatttgcctctgagttgtggccgaGATTGTTGGCACAGAGTGAGCTTGTCCTCctttcccatcaaccctttgtttaaATTCTGTccggctagcttacagcccctcacaaccccaacttaaccTTACCAGCGCattaaaaatggtgagcaatgttgTAGCtctccagtcgtacagttttgagccagagaccagctcaaatgaggaaaatgaagacgcacACAGATCTACTTGTCTACAAtggatggagcggagcagggagcttgtggtttgcTGATTGCAGCTTTTACGTCACAACCACAGCCTTTACAAACTGCATCTTTTCTTCTGTCTCTAATTCACAACGATCTGAATAcataaatgctcagaaatgcacttttaagcttaattttctttatgtaacatgtcctccatcattattaaatgccacaagatcatgttaaaaacaccattttcattggagtgggtcttttaaaaaaacgtttcgAAAGCCAGCACTTGTTGTGAGTTAACCTCTTGTGGTTGTCTGAGTTCTCCTCCATGGTTTTGAAAATCGTAAAATATTATGACAGCCCGCTGTGTGAACATTTGCATGATGTCTGTCTCTGTCCCAGTCATCTCAGCCCTGTTATTACTGTCACAATCTCTGACATTGTCTCTTGACTCCACCTTCCTCTGCTCTAACAGACGTTTTTCCCAGAGCACATGGTAGCGTGGTGCCAGGAAACCAATCATACAATTCCACCATCTCAGCTACTTCAGGTACTCCCCGCACGCACCCGTCTCTCTGCTTTGTCCTCTTCCTCTTGACACGCACAGTTTGGTTCACCTCAGCACCTGCTGCTTACTGTACAATCAAGCTGGCGTGGCTCACCCCTGACCCTGAGACTGAGTGTCTCGTCAGAGCCGGCTGTAATAACTACTGTTGATCCCCTGTTGACACTGCTGCCTCTGCACCACACGCCCAGCACCCATGGGTGAAATCAGCCAAGCTACAACTCTTCACCGTATCGATCCAGTCCACGGGGTTTTGAGGTGCTTCGGTCCTAATGGATGGAGGTTTAGATgctccccccctttttttttttttttctgtaacgcAGCAGTTTTTATAGTATTGAAATCTCTCTCTTCATCCACGCCGCTCGTGGAAAGCTTTTAACTCCCCTGCCGTTTGCATGGAtatggaggggaagggggggggggggggggtcgtgtcAGGACTTCTCAGTGTTTGACTTCTTCTAAACACAACCTCTTTGCACTCAATTAGAGCGCCATCCAAACCGAGGCGCTCAATAAGCCGAGCTCATCCAGGTGTTTGCAATATTCCGTTTTACGCAACAAGCATTCGTCAATGCGTAACAAGGTCTTAGCGGTgcaaagggggggaaaaaaaaaagctgtttgaaataTCTTTGCACGCACTCTGCAAATGTCGGGAAAATGTCTCATTGTGAGAATTCTTTTGTGGATTtaccccccccaaacacaacCAAAAGCATATGCTTTAAATCTTGAGGAGGCTTCTGGAAAGCCACAGATTCTGATCTGATGTAATAATCCTATCTGCCACTTTTGTGGTTGTGATAGGATTGGGAAACACAAATAAAGTCACCAAACAAGAAAAGCTACCCATAAAAAGGGTGCGATTGTTTAAAGTTTATGTTTATGCTGGCACAAATTTGTAAAAGCCCTGACTAAGCTCCAACCAAATCAACAGGCTTGTGCCTTTAGCAGCTCTGAGCACCAAAGAACTTGGAGGCTTCACATGTAATGAGGTGCAGCGCTCTTTTATGAAGTAGCAAAGGAAAACCAAAAATGATTTTCACTTCCCGTTTTCCCTTTCAGAACTTCCTTTCAACCAACACCTGTCCAGAAATACAGGGTTATCTTTACATCAAGGAGGTGGGTCGGAAGTCGTGGAAGAAAGTTTACATGTTCCTGCGCCGCTCAGGACTCTACTGCTCTACAAAAGGAGCCTCAAAGGTAAACAACAGCCCATCATGAGCAGACATCTTCTTCCAAACTTCCAAAGCTGTTATTAATGGCGGTTTCTTACGCCTGCCTGTCATTAAACCCTCTGGCTGTTTCtcccctttcattttttttggacTTATTAATCTAGGAACCCAGGCATTTGCAGTTACTAGCAGACCTGGAGGACAGCAACATCTTCACTGTTATCACAGGCAAAAAGCAGCATAGTGCGCCCACAGACTTTGAGTTCTGCATCAAAGTGAGTCTCTCTGAAGTGTGCTTTCTGTCAGAAAGCCTGTTTTTCTGCACCATCTTTCTGTCATAAATTCAGTAAATGgacatttaaagtttaaatgtagtaaaaaaacataaataaataaaggtgtgATTTAAATAGTAACTTTGTAAATTGTTGACTGTCAGCCTAATAAATCCAGAGGGGAAATGAAGGAGCTGAGGATGCTGTGTGCAGAGGATGAACAGAGCCGGACCTGCTGGATGACTGGTTTCAGACTCTTTAAGGTACACAGAAGTCCCTCTGTACTCTAATTATTCCTGCGTTTGTTTAAAACTTACCAAATAATAATGTGACTTCTTTGGCTTTGCAGTATGGGATTATTTTGTATCAGAACTATAAATTGCCTCAACAAAGGAAACCCCTGCTTTCACCCTTCTCAGCTCCTGTGGtaaggtgtttttcttttaacaaacagctacattcattttttactttttttactttttgtacaAAATATTTTGgccagaaaaataataaatcaataaaataatgttACTGATTCATATTTTTACATCAATGTTGCTGCATTTGTTTGCCCCTTTTGACTTTTGCACATCTTTGGCTCCCTCTAGAGGAGTGTATCGGAGAACTCCCTTGTGGCCATGGATTTCTCTGGGAGGATAGGGAGGGTGATTGACAACCCAGTTGAAGCTCAGTGTGCTGCCATGGAGGAAGGTCACACGTGGAGGGTAAGACACAGAGGCTTATTAGTCAAGTCTTTTATAGAGACAGTTGGAAATTCAGGGTATGATTGGCTGGTGTTGGTTTCCCtttatttttccaccttttagtcccactccaatcatcttttgatctattttctaaCCATTCCTATTGGGCTTTTAAGATTATGCTGGTTTAAACAAGAAGccaaaaaacctgtcgttttctagcccttgtgttatcttgtggggtccagatgacccccactCCCAACGATAACGTGCCTGGAGGCACCTTAGCGTTaacatctggaccccactagacagtgcgctgaaccttttttcttcaatgattcttgatcttcactggtgtccatggattacatgaaatctttccaacttaatccacctttgtcacggtagggagaacacgtcaatgtaagggtggggtcatctggaccccacaagatagcacaagggttaagacatagtttctgcagagacgcaagagttaattagaaattcacctgagttgtgggtgtaacttagtaagcctgcccccttcccatcattaattagtttacagcccctcacaacctcaatctaacattaccagtgcaaaaaAGTTGGAGCTATCAAGCCGCACAGTTTTAATCCAGACGTTTATGGActactagtggatgcatcagaatggagcggagcatggGGCTTGTGGCACTGTCAGCTTATTTTCTACAATCTTTATCAAACAACAAactacaatttgaataaagaaatactcagaaaggcaattttaggcttaattttcttcaaatatgtcTTGTGTCACCATTCTGGAGGGTCATATGTTGCCTTTATTGGTATCATTTCTGAATTTGACAGTCAGTACATTTTAGGATTTCTTAGGAAAATTTGACACGAACCAGCAGTCAGCACTTTTAAAGCCCCATTTGTACAGGTAAACAGCCAAAAAAGGTTGATTTACTGTTTAGTTAGCCTTTACTTGGGCAGAAATGCCCTTTAAGATTGGTTATGTGATTTGGATGTTCCAGAATGCCCATCAACTACTAAATGTCGGCAGATGAAGCTGCTCTTTAAAAATCGGTACTATCGCTCAGCTGTGTCAcaaattcctctttttttgtgttcctAATGTTTATCATCTCTCTCAGAAGAGGACTCAGCGAATGAACGTTATTGGCTCCCAAAGTCCGTTGCACCACTCTACATTAAATTCAGGTAAAAAAGAGTCACATTTCAAtcccaaaccttttttttttgcgctttataaaaaatattctattgtaatttttaaaaatgttttttgtcacaGTCATCCACATTGCTCAGCTTTGGTACTATGGCAGGATAACCAGAGAAGAGTCCCATCGAATTATTCACCAGCAGGGACAAGTGGACGGGTGAGTGGGCTACCACGCATCATATATCCGGGCAAAAATGGGATACTGTAatccagtgacgtgcggtgaggttaatggctggtgaggcactgacgtcatcagtcagatttacaaacatatgaaccatactgagtaacttattcaccatttgattgacaacagttaacgtgtgttgtttaaaatattatttcaacatgttttttttcatatacaaactgcagcattgaaaaaagcacaaacgttattatcgtcttacctttacttgtaaataaagtccatacgccgctccttctgaagaaaatgacttgccgcttgctatcacttattctattattttttagcgtcataatctcagggctcaccggcgccccctaacatgaggcacgagaatgtctggcctcacccagcagCTTTTTCGctggcgtttagcgctcagcacaagaaacacgctccttcacatacagttatttataaaaacaaacactgtacatcatatacatctgctaaattatgtaaactcagctcatatagtacaagtgattgaaccgacatacagagagacagcagtaccgtctgactgcataggtattgcgcaatccaaggtgaggctcagcgggctggtgcctcatcgcacgtcacttagtatctgaacggcaaatcccgaaattcagcgattttgaaaagaaaaaaaaccccaaaatggtaaatttaaatggaaactgactgcaaagcacaaattactgattaaatataataattgaatttattttttctcttttcttcccataatgacaggtgaggcacagcctcacctgcctctcctgactgcacgtcactgctgtAATCACATaaactccttttttattttttcaggctGTTCCTGGTTCGAGTCAGCCAGAGTAACCCCAAGGCGTTTGTGCTCACATTGTGCCAtcataagaaaataaaacatttccagaTACTACCAGTAGgtatttcttcagttttttgcattattaagtGAGAATGAAGCATACATATGATGCACGTAGGCGATTTgtctcaactttttttttttatgccccTTGCTCTGTTGCACAGTGTGAAGAGGATGGCCAGGTCTTCTTCAGCCTTGATGACGGTGTAACAAAGTTCACCGACCTGATTCAGTTGGTGGAGTTCTACCAGCTAAACAGAGGAGTTTTGCCTTGTAAACTCAAACACCCGTGCACCGTGGTGGCCTTATGACACCTTCAGTTCATCTGACTCCATAACCCCCTTGACACTTGATCTAACTCTGCCTAAATCAAACACAACAAGGAGAACCCCTTGGGTCGGTGGGTTCCTCTTGttcgatttttttctttgtgtgtgtgtttttagaaGCTGGTGAATTTGACTGGtctactttttctatttttgtcgTGCGTCTGCTGGAGACTGCTTGGAATTTTGGTGCTTTTGCATGGAGCTTTTTTTGAGGAGACAGATGCACAAACTTGCTCATGAGGTTTACTCCCCCAAGAAAGAGAAAGCTTAAGGAAATGAGCACTGCCATTTGTGTCGACACTGCTGCGAAATgtcttactttttctttttttttttgccaccagTGTGCATCAGCAAGCATGAGAGTacagactagacaatcagcgAGCCGAGCTGTCACATCTGTACCAGACCAATCCCTACCAGTGTCATTCAAACGTCTCATTGACTTGATTTAGACTCCAAGATCACATTTCACTGTAAATGTTTTAGTCTCTTGTCATTGACTTTTCTGAAGTGGGTGCAGCCTTTGATATTGCATGACGTCTCAACTTTTACTTGACAGCTACAATGTGCTTCTGCCCTCTAGTGTCAAAGTCTTGCATTGACATGTCCGATTTCAACCCATTCGAAGGCACCAGcaggttttatttaaatctgtgtCAGGATTGAAAAGCTTCATATTTTGAGGACATTCATCTGTTTTTgcaagataattttttttttgctgttgaacCTTTTAGAGATGTGTcttctcatttatttttgtatgtttgttctTTAATAATTTGCAGCTTCTGTCTTCTGTTTCAAATTCTAAATGTCTGCACCATGTCTGGGTATTTGcagcatttaatttttttaaataagctaCATCAGAATCGTGATGGTTGTTTTGATCGTCACTCGATGTTTTTATAGTCTTGAAACCGCCGCAGGAACATGCATCGAATCAATGTGTCAAATGTGGAGCTATAAATGTAAGGCAGAGATCGTTTGAAAGCTGAAAAGAATTTCAAATCCAGTagagaaaatatttatatttttcctttttttgtgtagtttatttatttaattttttgtttctctgttgcAGCTAAATGGAGAGATTTTATTAGTGGAATTTCAGTGCAGGCAATGCTTATCGTCGCATCAAACCCATTCAAtcggaaaataaaaaagcagatccTTTTGAAGGTTTTAACTTAAAAGTGTCTCAAAATTCCAAACCAGTTGGTTTTGATGAGTGTCTCTACAAATGCTGTGGGGAACATTGGCCCTGTTCTTTGACCCTCTCCTCCTCATACATGTTGCACACGTTACTCAGCCAGTGACAAGCTGTCAAAAATGGATTAGAATGTTCTAAATATATACCAGAGCCCTCTTTTTAGCCCTCCGCTAGCTTTCGGTAGTCGGGATTACGTATGCCGAAAGAAATATTATTGAGATTTTAGCATTTCAGATTTATTATATGCCCTTTAAGTGCTAAAAGAAATCACCTGGGTCCACATCATTGATAGTAACAATCTTGAGCTCCCAGACGTCATATTTGACACATTTCTGCTTCCGTTCACAGCAGAAAAGCGACAGCTAACATGTTCCAGGAGGTTGACGTCTTTTTCCGATAAATACATGCTACGTCAAtaaggaaaaaacaattttttatgattattatgtAAAGATTTCTGGAGAAAATATATCCTGTAAAACCATTTTTACCCCAATTTTacgaaaatgaacttttttcttaaacGTGTTTGTCAAGGTAGATAGTCCAACTGAAAAATCCTTATTGTGTATCCGCAACACtcaaattttatttacaaatcgTGCTTCAAAAAGATAGAAATGTTGTGTTCAAAGTTGGGTGTGCAGAAAAGCAGCAATAAATTTACATTCTGTGCAAAGTTCCCATTATTTATCTAAGATGAtgcattgatgtatttttttttttttttttttttttgcttctattGTTGCAGCaggttgtatttatttatctgggACGTTTCTGATAACTTGAAATTTTGAGATTTAGCagcgctgttttttttttctcttaccaTAAAATCATTATTCACTATTGTAATTGTAATGTCATAGCTTATATTGaccttatttttttggttttgttataaTGATTTGATCTGAAGTGGTGTTTAAAGCACACTGACACCAGTCGTGTTACGTTTGTCATTCCAAGAGATGACGAGTGGAATGTTgtacatttgaaagaaaaaaaacagggttttacaaaacaaaaatgtttctaaatagAGTTTTCAACCCCTTTAATCAGTCTTTTCTTTTCGCCCTGCTTTGCTGAAAATGTTATCATAAATGACCACCAGGTGTCGCACTGCAGCAACAGAATGTTGCTCTGAATTCAACTGATCCAAAATCTTGACTAATGAGGAGAGAATGGCTCAAAGATTTCACTTTCTGAGTAAAAATGAGCTTTACCTGGAGTCGGATTGTGTTCCTAAAATTTCGACTGTTAGAGAAAAAGTGAAAACTAATCATTAAAACCAGCATCTAACATTTAAATACCACCTGCCATTTCAACCTGCTTCTTTTTAGAGGTTTCTTTTAAAACTTGTAATGAAATGAGATGGCAGGCTTGCGTGCTGAAAAAAACGTTATGTTCTTTCTTTTATCATTTGtcttttgttgatttttaaaagaaaaaatatagaaagaaaaGATGATCAATAAAGCTACAAGaggtaaacatttttcaaacttttcttttatgaATTTGCGTGtacaaaagaaatgtaaagacGTAGATGTAGAACAAACAGAAGTGAAAACAATGAAATTTAACCGCCTCTGCAGATGCTGCAAACAAAAATCAGCCCTTCGTGTTAAATCAAACTTAAAactaacatttaagaaacataaaaagataTTAGTGgatcatatatttttaaatgttttagtgaAATGATCAGACATGTTGTCCACTGAGATGCAGTCTGACCTGCGGATCTCAAACGAGTTCTTGAAATTACGGCGATTTTAAATTTCGCTGATGTTTGTCAGGTCTGTTAAGGTAGCTCTCACATTTGGGTCAAAGCTGTGGAGAGGTCTGTCTGTACATCGTGCGAGGGGAGTAATCCGGTAGTGAGCACATTGACAAAAGTAATATAAGATTGTTTGGTAATTTAGCCCTAACGACATTTTGTGCACCTCAGAAGTAAGAATAAGCGTTATTAGACATTGCTAGTCGGAcggaacaaacttttttttaactttttgtggGTTTAATTAGATGGAACTTGTATTTCATTTGCACAGCCCGTCTGCTTAATGAATACTTGAAATCATATTTGCAGAAGATATATTTGTGGTAGCTCAGGCTGATTCGATGACAAATAGTCAACAAAAATGATGCCCTCAC encodes the following:
- the grb10 gene encoding growth factor receptor-bound protein 10 isoform X2 — protein: MAVARCPDYFLHHPNYQDNIDRSSSHRQADLIRPSFQQSADQSSPSHQEDDVDLEALVNDMNSSLESLYSSCSGPQTESTPLLHNGQSSSSHHHHHHHHIQHNQARQLQQPQVLSHTSPELPSSSSLSADLPRTSLRRSQPMHILAVRRLQEEELQLRTSSLPAIPNPFPELCSPASSPVLSPGSLPPGDPTTGKHIVKIFSEDGVGKVVEIPADMMARDLCQLLVYKSHCLDDNSWVLVEHHPLLGLERCLEDHELVVQVQASMNSDGRFLFRKNYAKYEFFRNPLTFFPEHMVAWCQETNHTIPPSQLLQNFLSTNTCPEIQGYLYIKEVGRKSWKKVYMFLRRSGLYCSTKGASKEPRHLQLLADLEDSNIFTVITGKKQHSAPTDFEFCIKPNKSRGEMKELRMLCAEDEQSRTCWMTGFRLFKYGIILYQNYKLPQQRKPLLSPFSAPVRSVSENSLVAMDFSGRIGRVIDNPVEAQCAAMEEGHTWRKRTQRMNVIGSQSPLHHSTLNSVIHIAQLWYYGRITREESHRIIHQQGQVDGLFLVRVSQSNPKAFVLTLCHHKKIKHFQILPCEEDGQVFFSLDDGVTKFTDLIQLVEFYQLNRGVLPCKLKHPCTVVAL
- the grb10 gene encoding growth factor receptor-bound protein 10 isoform X3 codes for the protein MAVARCPDYFLHHPNYQQDNIDRSSSHRQADLIRPSFQQSADQSSPSHQEDDVDLEALVNDMNSSLESLYSSCSGPQTESTPLLHNGQSSSSHHHHHHHHIQHNQARQLQQPQVLSHTSPELPSSSSLSADLPRTSLRRSQPMHILAVRRLQEEELQLRTSSLPAIPNPFPELCSPASSPVLSPGSLPPGDPTTGKHIVKIFSEDGVGKVVEIPADMMARDLCQLLVYKSHCLDDNSWVLVEHHPLLGLERCLEDHELVVQVQASMNSDGRFLFRKNYAKYEFFRNPLTFFPEHMVAWCQETNHTIPPSQLLQNFLSTNTCPEIQGYLYIKEVGRKSWKKVYMFLRRSGLYCSTKGASKEPRHLQLLADLEDSNIFTVITGKKQHSAPTDFEFCIKPNKSRGEMKELRMLCAEDEQSRTCWMTGFRLFKYGIILYQNYKLPQQRKPLLSPFSAPVRSVSENSLVAMDFSGRIGRVIDNPVEAQCAAMEEGHTWRRTQRMNVIGSQSPLHHSTLNSVIHIAQLWYYGRITREESHRIIHQQGQVDGLFLVRVSQSNPKAFVLTLCHHKKIKHFQILPCEEDGQVFFSLDDGVTKFTDLIQLVEFYQLNRGVLPCKLKHPCTVVAL
- the grb10 gene encoding growth factor receptor-bound protein 10 isoform X1 encodes the protein MAVARCPDYFLHHPNYQQDNIDRSSSHRQADLIRPSFQQSADQSSPSHQEDDVDLEALVNDMNSSLESLYSSCSGPQTESTPLLHNGQSSSSHHHHHHHHIQHNQARQLQQPQVLSHTSPELPSSSSLSADLPRTSLRRSQPMHILAVRRLQEEELQLRTSSLPAIPNPFPELCSPASSPVLSPGSLPPGDPTTGKHIVKIFSEDGVGKVVEIPADMMARDLCQLLVYKSHCLDDNSWVLVEHHPLLGLERCLEDHELVVQVQASMNSDGRFLFRKNYAKYEFFRNPLTFFPEHMVAWCQETNHTIPPSQLLQNFLSTNTCPEIQGYLYIKEVGRKSWKKVYMFLRRSGLYCSTKGASKEPRHLQLLADLEDSNIFTVITGKKQHSAPTDFEFCIKPNKSRGEMKELRMLCAEDEQSRTCWMTGFRLFKYGIILYQNYKLPQQRKPLLSPFSAPVRSVSENSLVAMDFSGRIGRVIDNPVEAQCAAMEEGHTWRKRTQRMNVIGSQSPLHHSTLNSVIHIAQLWYYGRITREESHRIIHQQGQVDGLFLVRVSQSNPKAFVLTLCHHKKIKHFQILPCEEDGQVFFSLDDGVTKFTDLIQLVEFYQLNRGVLPCKLKHPCTVVAL
- the grb10 gene encoding growth factor receptor-bound protein 10 isoform X4 is translated as MSRLFPASSKLSEDDVDLEALVNDMNSSLESLYSSCSGPQTESTPLLHNGQSSSSHHHHHHHHIQHNQARQLQQPQVLSHTSPELPSSSSLSADLPRTSLRRSQPMHILAVRRLQEEELQLRTSSLPAIPNPFPELCSPASSPVLSPGSLPPGDPTTGKHIVKIFSEDGVGKVVEIPADMMARDLCQLLVYKSHCLDDNSWVLVEHHPLLGLERCLEDHELVVQVQASMNSDGRFLFRKNYAKYEFFRNPLTFFPEHMVAWCQETNHTIPPSQLLQNFLSTNTCPEIQGYLYIKEVGRKSWKKVYMFLRRSGLYCSTKGASKEPRHLQLLADLEDSNIFTVITGKKQHSAPTDFEFCIKPNKSRGEMKELRMLCAEDEQSRTCWMTGFRLFKYGIILYQNYKLPQQRKPLLSPFSAPVRSVSENSLVAMDFSGRIGRVIDNPVEAQCAAMEEGHTWRKRTQRMNVIGSQSPLHHSTLNSVIHIAQLWYYGRITREESHRIIHQQGQVDGLFLVRVSQSNPKAFVLTLCHHKKIKHFQILPCEEDGQVFFSLDDGVTKFTDLIQLVEFYQLNRGVLPCKLKHPCTVVAL